The region TGCAGGACCATGACAAACTCCGGCTACAATTCCTCCGTTTTCATAAATTTTTGAAGCAATGGCAGCGAGTTCTGTGTTGTCAGCAAAATCCCACATTGCACCATGTCCTCCCGCATAAAAGATGGTAGAGTAGTCATTTGGATTTACTTGAGAGGGCGTCAGAGAATGATCGATCTTGTTTTTGTATTCTTTATTTTCCCAGAATTCTTTGTTTACCGGATCTTTCAAATCGAATCCGTCAACAGGAGGAGTTCCGCCTTTCGGACTTACAAAATCTATTTCGTATCCCGCTTTGTGAAGAACTTCCCACGGATGAGAAACTTCACCAAGATAATATCCCGTCTCCTGACCTGTATCTCCTTTTTTGTCGTGACTGGTAACGACAAATAAAATTTTCTTTTTCATATTTTTAGATTTTTTGGTTTGTGCCTGAATGAATCCTATCGTGAAAATTGAAAAGATAAGTAATGCTAATTTTTTCATAAATGTTTTAAGTTAACCATTAAGTTTCTTTTAAGAAGTTTAGAATATTAAGATTTAGTTCTGCTTTAAAAAAGGGATCGTAAAATTTACTGATGCTTAATGGATCTTAACTTCTAAATTTCCTTAATGGTTTAAGTTTTATTTTAATGATTATATAATTTCAGTTAAATAAATCTGTGGTTTTTCCTGCAATTTTTCATCAATCAAAGCTCCGAAAGCCTGAATATAAGACTGCTGATTGTGTTGTGCCAATCCTTCTTCACTTTTCCAGATTTCATAAAAAATAAACTGGTTTTTATCTTCAATTCCCTGATGAAGCGTATACAATTCATTAGCTTCCTCTTTCACGGTTTCTTTCACCATATTCTGAAGAACTTCCAATACTTCGTTTCTGTGTTCTTCTTTTGCTTTAATGATTGCTGTAAGATAGATTTTCATAATTAAATAAAATTTTCAATTGAATGATGTTGAGGTTTCCAGTTCAGCTCTGTTCTTGCTTTATCGGCATTGCATAAACTATTGGATGCAAACCCAAAATATCCTCCTGCAGGACCAAACGTATTGACCGCTTCCTGAACGGTTACTGATTGTGCGGGCTGTAAATTGAATCGTTCACTTATTTTTTCTGCCAGATTTTTGATGGTTGAGGAACCGTTTTCAGCATAGTATATAGATCCGGCTTTTGCTTTTTCCAGTGCAAGTACATACAAATCAGCAAGATCTTCAATATGAATGTTGGACCAAATATTTTCTCCTTTTCCAAAATAGACTCCAAATCCTTTTTCCTTGGAAAAATTAATCAGAGCAGGAAGCTGTATACTGTTTTTCTTAATTCCTAAGCCTTCTCCATATACCATCGTAGGAACAATAACGATGCTTCTTATGTTTTTTTTAGCAGCCTGAAGGATATGTTGATTAATAAGGACTCTGGAAGCCATTTCCAGTCTCGGCTGTAAAGGAATGTCTTCTGTAAAAATAAAATTGCTTTTTTCTCCATTTTCTTTTCCTCCGAAAATTGCCGATCCTGAAGTGAAAATAAATGTTTTTCCGCTTCCTTCAAGGGCATTTACAATACTGTCTGCAACATAGGCATCATCTGCAGAATCTGCATTATGAATAACAGCATCTGCATTGGAAATAGCATTCCGGAGAACAGTTTCATCATGAATATTACCTACGATCGTCTCAATTCCTGCAGCTTCCAGCTCTTTAGCTTGCACATTGTTTCGGATCAATCCAATTACCTGATAGTTTTTATCCAGTAATTTTTTGGCTACAGTTCCACCGATATATCCGGTAATCCCTGTAATAAGTATCTTCTTCATAAGATTAAAGATTAAACCAATTGGGTTGTAAACTCTTTTTCGAAAACTGCGGTAAGGTGTTCTCTGTAAAGCTTCATATCACGTTCGATGTTTGCATTTTTTTCCACATCATGGAAGTGGAAGCTTTCCATTTTTTCTAATGAAACAAAAGCGTTCATTCTATGGAATCCAAATAATGGTCCATTATCCACACTTGTTTCGTTAAAGAATTCTCCGGGAAGTGTAAAAGCCGTTTCAGGAGCATTCCAGCTTGTGGTCAGCATGTATTTTCTTCCCTTCAGCATTCCGCCTGTTCCGTAATTGATTTTCGGATTGTCGGCAGTTCTTCCGTCGCTCATGTAAATTCCTTTAGCGTGACCAGCTGTGAAGACTTCATCAATATATTTTTTCAAACCGTTTGGCAACTGAAACCACCAGATTGGAGTGTGATAAATAATATAATCCGCCCACACGAATTTCTCTAC is a window of Candidatus Chryseobacterium colombiense DNA encoding:
- a CDS encoding type 1 glutamine amidotransferase domain-containing protein, whose translation is MKKLALLIFSIFTIGFIQAQTKKSKNMKKKILFVVTSHDKKGDTGQETGYYLGEVSHPWEVLHKAGYEIDFVSPKGGTPPVDGFDLKDPVNKEFWENKEYKNKIDHSLTPSQVNPNDYSTIFYAGGHGAMWDFADNTELAAIASKIYENGGIVAGVCHGPAGLVNIKLNNGKYLVDGKKINAFTNEEESEVKLTNVVPFLLEDQLKERGAKFEKSGLWQNHVVTDQRVITGQNPQSAKSVGEAILKELKK
- a CDS encoding putative quinol monooxygenase is translated as MKIYLTAIIKAKEEHRNEVLEVLQNMVKETVKEEANELYTLHQGIEDKNQFIFYEIWKSEEGLAQHNQQSYIQAFGALIDEKLQEKPQIYLTEII
- a CDS encoding NAD-dependent epimerase/dehydratase family protein; translation: MKKILITGITGYIGGTVAKKLLDKNYQVIGLIRNNVQAKELEAAGIETIVGNIHDETVLRNAISNADAVIHNADSADDAYVADSIVNALEGSGKTFIFTSGSAIFGGKENGEKSNFIFTEDIPLQPRLEMASRVLINQHILQAAKKNIRSIVIVPTMVYGEGLGIKKNSIQLPALINFSKEKGFGVYFGKGENIWSNIHIEDLADLYVLALEKAKAGSIYYAENGSSTIKNLAEKISERFNLQPAQSVTVQEAVNTFGPAGGYFGFASNSLCNADKARTELNWKPQHHSIENFI
- a CDS encoding NAD(P)H-dependent oxidoreductase yields the protein MKKVLIINGGQNFGHSGGKYNQTIAENTLEVLKNFGNVEVKITNVSANYDKNEEVEKFVWADYIIYHTPIWWFQLPNGLKKYIDEVFTAGHAKGIYMSDGRTADNPKINYGTGGMLKGRKYMLTTSWNAPETAFTLPGEFFNETSVDNGPLFGFHRMNAFVSLEKMESFHFHDVEKNANIERDMKLYREHLTAVFEKEFTTQLV